A window of the Chitinivorax tropicus genome harbors these coding sequences:
- a CDS encoding STAS domain-containing protein, with product MRISLSGNLTYREAAKVLEQVTEQLTTPETVLDMQAVGDVDSSVIALLLAWMRRANERSIILRCERAPDNVLSLAALYGTESLLPLTGRHE from the coding sequence ATGCGAATCTCTCTGTCTGGCAATCTGACTTATCGCGAAGCAGCAAAGGTGCTCGAACAAGTCACGGAGCAACTGACTACGCCAGAAACAGTGCTGGATATGCAGGCGGTAGGGGATGTCGATTCCAGCGTCATCGCCCTGCTGTTAGCATGGATGCGGCGTGCCAACGAGCGCTCGATCATATTGCGTTGTGAACGTGCCCCGGACAACGTGCTGTCCCTCGCCGCGCTGTATGGCACGGAATCATTGTTGCCGCTGACTGGCCGCCACGAGTGA
- a CDS encoding MlaC/ttg2D family ABC transporter substrate-binding protein yields the protein MKKLISLFALGLALLTGAAHANDAETLVRNTSNDVLELMKKEKNDKKLREQIEQRTLPYFDFTRMTGLAVGLPWRSATDAQKSQLTDEFKTLLIRTYSSTLTSYKVQGIEVKPVKAEANSTDVTVLTDVSVSGQQPVAINYKLRKVDQNWRVYDVVVGGVSLVTNYRGSFGDTIKQSGVDGLIKSLKDKNTTNTGK from the coding sequence ATGAAGAAGTTGATCAGCCTGTTTGCACTTGGCCTCGCCCTGTTGACGGGCGCTGCACATGCAAACGATGCCGAAACCCTGGTACGCAATACCTCCAACGATGTATTGGAGCTGATGAAAAAAGAAAAGAACGACAAGAAGCTGCGGGAACAGATCGAGCAGCGCACCCTGCCCTATTTCGATTTCACCCGCATGACCGGTCTGGCAGTCGGATTGCCCTGGCGTAGCGCTACCGATGCGCAGAAAAGCCAGCTGACCGATGAATTCAAGACCTTGCTGATCCGCACCTACTCATCCACATTGACTTCCTACAAAGTGCAAGGGATCGAGGTCAAGCCGGTCAAGGCAGAAGCCAACAGCACGGATGTGACGGTGCTGACAGATGTCTCGGTTTCCGGCCAGCAGCCCGTCGCGATCAACTACAAGCTGCGTAAAGTCGATCAGAACTGGCGTGTCTATGATGTCGTGGTTGGTGGGGTCAGCCTGGTCACCAATTACCGGGGCAGCTTTGGCGACACTATCAAACAAAGCGGCGTCGATGGCCTGATCAAATCGCTCAAAGACAAAAACACCACGAACACCGGCAAGTAA
- the mlaD gene encoding outer membrane lipid asymmetry maintenance protein MlaD → MNRTTIDLWVGIFVTLGIAAVIFLALKVGNLSTSFNSEKTYTITANFDNIGGLKARAPVRSAGVVVGRVTSVQFDTKQYVAVVTMHIDERYPFSKDTSASILTSGLLGEQYIGLKTGGDEENLKDGDKLTITQSAVVLEDLIGRFLFSSAEKSASQPATDKAATPAP, encoded by the coding sequence ATGAACCGTACTACCATCGACCTGTGGGTCGGCATCTTCGTCACGCTAGGCATTGCTGCGGTGATCTTCCTGGCGCTGAAGGTCGGCAACCTCAGCACATCGTTCAACAGCGAGAAGACCTATACCATCACCGCCAATTTCGACAATATCGGTGGCCTGAAGGCGCGCGCGCCCGTCCGTAGCGCAGGCGTTGTCGTGGGCCGGGTCACCAGCGTGCAGTTCGATACCAAGCAATACGTGGCGGTCGTCACCATGCATATCGACGAACGCTATCCATTCTCGAAGGACACTTCAGCCTCGATCCTGACTTCAGGGCTGCTGGGCGAACAATACATCGGCCTCAAGACCGGGGGGGATGAGGAAAATCTGAAAGATGGCGACAAGCTCACCATCACACAATCCGCCGTGGTGTTGGAGGATCTGATTGGCCGATTCCTGTTCAGCTCTGCAGAAAAGAGCGCGAGCCAACCCGCTACGGATAAAGCCGCAACGCCTGCACCGTGA
- a CDS encoding type II secretion system F family protein: MPRYRYASMNEAGQRVTGFLDAANAGDLEQRLARMGLDLITFDQDTVNSLRRRGVRIDRQELITFCFHLEQLTRAGVPIMEGLADLRDSVENPRFREVVADLIDSIEGGKQLSDAMSAHPRIFDVVFCNLIRAGETTGRLPEVLQDLSDGLKWQDELAAQMKKIILYPSFVLVLVLAVFAFLLIFLVPQLVELFQSLQVEVPMQTRMLVALSGFMRQYWFVLVLAPVAGWLVVVMRLRAQPAFRHTLDRYKLSLPFVGPILRKIILARFSNYFALMFSAGIPVLDALKVLEGIVGNRVIAEGVAQVEQLIREGTGIAASFSQVGLFPPLVLRMLRVGESTGQLDTALLNVCYFYNRDVKESVERVQVMIEPVMTVILGLMLAWIMSSVLGPVFDLISKVGTR; encoded by the coding sequence ATGCCCCGCTACCGTTATGCCTCGATGAATGAAGCCGGCCAACGGGTGACGGGCTTTCTCGATGCCGCCAACGCTGGAGATCTGGAGCAGCGTTTGGCACGCATGGGGCTGGATCTGATCACCTTTGATCAGGATACCGTCAACAGCCTGCGGCGGCGTGGTGTGCGGATCGATCGTCAGGAGCTGATCACCTTCTGCTTTCATCTGGAGCAGCTGACCCGCGCGGGCGTGCCGATCATGGAGGGGCTGGCTGACCTGCGCGACAGTGTCGAGAACCCGCGATTCCGTGAAGTGGTGGCAGATCTGATCGACAGCATCGAGGGTGGGAAACAGCTGTCCGATGCTATGTCGGCACATCCGCGCATCTTTGATGTGGTGTTCTGCAACCTGATCCGGGCGGGTGAGACCACTGGGCGCCTGCCCGAGGTGCTGCAGGATCTGTCCGATGGCTTGAAGTGGCAGGACGAGCTGGCCGCACAGATGAAGAAGATCATCCTCTACCCGAGCTTTGTGCTGGTGCTGGTGCTGGCCGTGTTCGCCTTTCTGTTGATCTTTCTGGTGCCGCAATTGGTGGAGCTGTTCCAGTCCCTGCAGGTTGAGGTGCCGATGCAGACCCGCATGCTGGTGGCCTTGTCTGGCTTCATGCGCCAATACTGGTTCGTGCTGGTGCTGGCCCCCGTGGCAGGGTGGCTGGTCGTGGTCATGCGCCTGCGGGCTCAGCCTGCATTTCGCCATACGCTGGATCGGTACAAGCTGAGCCTCCCTTTCGTCGGGCCGATTTTGCGGAAGATCATCCTGGCGCGTTTCTCCAATTATTTCGCGCTGATGTTTTCCGCTGGCATACCGGTACTGGATGCACTCAAAGTGCTGGAGGGCATCGTCGGGAACCGCGTCATCGCTGAAGGCGTGGCCCAGGTCGAACAGCTGATCCGCGAGGGGACAGGAATTGCCGCCAGCTTCAGCCAGGTCGGTCTGTTCCCGCCGCTGGTGTTGCGCATGCTGCGTGTTGGCGAGAGCACCGGCCAGTTGGATACGGCCCTGCTCAATGTGTGCTATTTCTACAATCGGGATGTCAAAGAGTCGGTGGAGCGGGTGCAGGTGATGATCGAGCCAGTGATGACGGTGATCCTGGGCTTGATGTTGGCCTGGATCATGTCGTCGGTGCTGGGGCCGGTCTTTGACCTGATCAGCAAGGTGGGGACACGATGA
- a CDS encoding GspE/PulE family protein, giving the protein MSAPAKAKLPLGELLVSKGVISADQLQIALREQRNTGLPLGKQLVGLGFLSEATLREALSENLGQESVDLAKVVVDSAAIKLVPKDLAKRFTLVPIGFSRENGALRLAMSNPNNLVALDQIRLLTRDAMPIEAALAAESDVLRAIEQYYGYELSIDGILREIETGEVDYSSLANAGDEYSQPVVRLIDALLGDAVQKGASDIHFEPEQSFLRIRYRIDGVLRQVRSLHRTYWPAMAVRLKVMSGMNIAESRAPQDGRISLTLLGRPLDFRVASQPTIHGENIVLRILDRLKGLVPIDELGLLPDSLSLLKLMIARPEGIILVTGPTGSGKTTTLYSILNYINAESVNIMTLEDPVEYPMPMIRQTNVSEAAKMDFASGVRSMMRQDPDVILVGEVRDQDTAEMAFRAAMTGHQVYSTLHTNSAIGAIPRLLDIGVLPDVMAGNIIGMVAQRLVRKLCMACREAYDPDPFERMLLGVKAEQPAPLVYRATGCPHCEHHGYKGRLAVLEILKMDADLDELIARRATTREIRNMAIKKGFRPLADDAIRRVLEGMTSLDEISRVVDLTDRVTGLALTM; this is encoded by the coding sequence ATGAGTGCGCCTGCCAAAGCCAAGCTGCCCCTTGGCGAGCTGCTGGTCAGCAAAGGTGTGATCAGCGCCGACCAGTTGCAGATTGCGCTGCGGGAGCAGCGTAACACCGGCCTTCCTTTGGGCAAGCAGCTGGTAGGGCTGGGCTTTCTCTCTGAGGCCACGCTCCGTGAGGCGTTGTCGGAAAACCTGGGGCAGGAGAGTGTCGATCTGGCCAAAGTGGTGGTGGATTCCGCCGCGATCAAGCTGGTGCCTAAAGACCTGGCCAAGCGCTTCACGCTGGTGCCGATCGGTTTCTCGCGCGAGAACGGTGCGTTGCGGCTGGCCATGTCCAACCCGAACAATCTGGTGGCCCTGGATCAGATCCGTCTGTTGACACGCGATGCCATGCCGATCGAAGCCGCGTTGGCGGCTGAGTCTGACGTGCTGCGGGCCATCGAGCAGTATTACGGTTATGAGCTGTCGATCGACGGCATCTTGCGTGAAATCGAAACCGGCGAGGTGGATTACTCCAGCCTGGCCAATGCGGGAGATGAATACAGCCAGCCAGTGGTACGGCTGATCGATGCGCTGTTGGGTGATGCGGTGCAGAAAGGCGCGTCGGACATCCATTTCGAGCCCGAGCAAAGCTTTCTGCGTATCCGTTACCGGATCGATGGCGTGCTGCGGCAGGTCCGCTCATTGCACCGTACCTATTGGCCTGCGATGGCGGTGCGGCTCAAGGTGATGAGTGGCATGAACATTGCGGAATCGCGTGCGCCACAAGATGGACGGATCTCGCTGACCTTGTTGGGCAGGCCGTTGGATTTCCGGGTGGCTTCGCAGCCGACCATCCACGGCGAAAACATCGTGTTGCGCATCCTCGACCGGCTCAAAGGGCTGGTGCCGATCGATGAGCTGGGCCTGCTGCCTGATTCACTGTCCTTGCTGAAGCTGATGATTGCCCGGCCCGAGGGCATCATTCTGGTGACAGGCCCGACCGGCTCGGGCAAGACCACGACCTTGTATTCGATCCTGAATTACATCAACGCCGAGTCAGTCAACATCATGACGCTGGAAGACCCGGTCGAATACCCGATGCCGATGATCCGGCAGACCAATGTCAGCGAGGCCGCCAAGATGGATTTTGCCAGTGGGGTGCGCTCGATGATGCGGCAAGACCCGGATGTGATCCTGGTCGGGGAGGTGCGTGATCAGGATACCGCCGAGATGGCATTCCGTGCCGCCATGACCGGCCACCAGGTGTATTCCACCCTGCATACCAACTCTGCAATCGGCGCGATACCACGGTTGCTCGATATCGGCGTGCTGCCGGATGTGATGGCTGGCAACATCATCGGCATGGTGGCACAACGCTTGGTGCGCAAGCTTTGCATGGCCTGCCGCGAGGCCTACGACCCCGACCCATTCGAACGGATGCTGCTCGGTGTGAAGGCTGAGCAGCCCGCGCCCCTCGTCTATCGCGCCACCGGCTGTCCTCATTGCGAGCACCATGGTTACAAGGGGCGCTTGGCTGTGTTGGAGATCCTGAAAATGGATGCCGATCTGGATGAGCTGATCGCACGGCGGGCCACCACGCGGGAGATTCGTAACATGGCCATCAAAAAGGGCTTCCGCCCCTTGGCGGATGATGCCATCCGACGCGTGTTGGAGGGCATGACCAGCTTGGATGAGATCAGTCGGGTGGTGGATCTGACTGATCGGGTCACCGGCCTTGCCTTGACGATGTGA
- a CDS encoding AAA family ATPase, translating into MYLAHFGLTEPPFKITPHPDFFYAGAQRGATLEALLYAVTSGEGIVKVVGEVGSGKTMLCRMLIDRLPATVDLVYLANPNISADDILFAIADELKLPWDATRPMQAMKQLQACLIDKYAANRQVVVLIDEAHAMPPDSLERVRLLSNLENGHHKLLQMVLFGQPELDQNLSLPDMRQLRERIVHQFELAPLAGRDVGEYLRFRLRAAGYKGPDNFARQAIRLIANESEGLTRRINILADKALLAAFADGAFAIQAKHARQAIRDSGFRRPKVPWSRVAWVGGSVTLGLLLGLGMRAMSTDLPTSRIEPPPMVAPTALPRPALNTGIVEARLQAATDWLLSAPAGFFTIQLISMVESTPDQLSGELKRIALTLDQTKLYVTQSDMQGRPGYVVYYGSFSNRAEALDALAALPDAVRADKPVLRTLAGVRRNG; encoded by the coding sequence ATGTACCTTGCACATTTTGGTTTGACTGAGCCACCTTTCAAAATCACCCCTCATCCAGATTTCTTCTATGCGGGCGCACAACGTGGGGCGACGCTGGAAGCCTTGTTGTACGCGGTCACCAGTGGTGAGGGGATCGTCAAGGTGGTGGGTGAGGTGGGTAGTGGCAAGACCATGCTCTGTCGCATGTTGATCGATCGGTTGCCTGCGACGGTGGATCTTGTCTACCTTGCGAATCCAAACATTTCGGCGGATGACATTCTATTTGCGATTGCTGATGAGCTGAAGCTTCCCTGGGATGCCACCCGCCCCATGCAGGCGATGAAGCAGTTGCAGGCCTGTTTGATCGACAAATATGCGGCAAACCGGCAGGTGGTGGTGCTGATCGACGAGGCCCATGCGATGCCGCCCGACAGCCTGGAGCGGGTCCGGTTATTGTCCAATCTGGAAAACGGCCACCACAAGTTGTTGCAGATGGTGTTGTTCGGTCAGCCGGAGCTGGATCAGAACCTGTCGTTGCCCGATATGCGTCAGCTGCGCGAGCGCATCGTGCATCAATTTGAGCTGGCCCCTCTGGCAGGTCGTGACGTGGGAGAGTACCTGCGTTTCCGGCTGCGGGCTGCGGGCTATAAAGGGCCTGACAATTTCGCCAGACAGGCCATCAGGCTGATTGCCAATGAATCGGAGGGACTGACCCGCCGTATCAATATCCTGGCGGACAAAGCGTTGCTGGCAGCCTTTGCCGACGGTGCTTTTGCCATTCAAGCCAAACATGCCCGCCAGGCGATTCGTGACAGTGGTTTTCGGCGGCCCAAGGTGCCCTGGAGCCGAGTCGCCTGGGTGGGGGGGAGTGTGACGCTAGGGCTGCTGTTGGGACTGGGCATGCGTGCCATGTCCACTGACTTGCCGACATCCCGGATCGAGCCGCCACCGATGGTGGCACCGACTGCTCTGCCTCGGCCAGCCTTGAACACGGGAATCGTCGAAGCACGTCTGCAGGCGGCCACGGACTGGCTGCTGTCCGCGCCGGCGGGCTTTTTCACCATTCAACTGATAAGCATGGTGGAATCCACACCTGACCAATTGTCTGGGGAACTCAAGCGGATTGCTTTGACGTTGGATCAGACCAAGTTGTATGTCACCCAGTCTGATATGCAGGGTAGGCCGGGCTATGTGGTCTACTACGGTTCATTTTCGAATCGCGCTGAGGCCCTGGATGCACTGGCGGCTTTGCCTGATGCAGTCCGGGCGGATAAGCCGGTCTTGCGGACGTTGGCGGGGGTGCGCCGCAACGGGTGA
- a CDS encoding tetratricopeptide repeat protein, with product MSLLLDALRRAEAAKRKQAEPPASADPPPPDLAAAPAAPLPDISFADITLSADTVAPAAPQMAPRVEPVMAPPPAPDSHLDLTLAPAPAPAPAPAPAPAPAPAPAPAPAPVPAPELERKAEPPDAPVVNDLALQMPEPVPAASHQSDQALRIDMAPPSPAMVHNPPAPAAPPVAAPPPAGREQAKRVLAATAKKQRPALDNRLLLGGGGALAVVGMLGWLWWASQPVPSTPAESEPSVVVQAEQPAISSNPPVQEPIPAVTAPPPVTPSPTPASSPATQAVVKAYPQAQTAAVLISEPVKISRAVAPDTVSPLLTKAYAAYQAQDWNAATLSYQQALANEPTNRDALLGLATLAARAGQSQDAERWYRQMLALDPQDRDALAGLAVAGRQMADGDRVQQLESLLRSQPDSPLLMQELAAAYHQQQRWADAQQLYFQLFTLQPDRPDTAFNLAVSLEHLDQPRLALRYYQQALQLARQQPAQFSPAAVTERIAKLQEGNPSQ from the coding sequence ATGAGCCTGTTGCTGGATGCGTTACGGCGGGCCGAGGCGGCCAAGCGCAAGCAGGCGGAACCGCCAGCGTCGGCTGATCCGCCGCCACCAGACTTGGCTGCTGCGCCGGCTGCGCCACTGCCTGACATCAGTTTTGCAGATATCACCCTGAGTGCGGACACCGTCGCCCCTGCTGCCCCGCAGATGGCACCTCGCGTGGAGCCTGTCATGGCCCCTCCGCCCGCACCAGACAGCCATTTAGATCTAACCTTGGCACCTGCACCTGCACCTGCACCTGCACCTGCACCTGCACCTGCACCTGCACCTGCACCTGCACCTGCACCTGCACCTGTGCCTGCCCCTGAGCTGGAACGGAAGGCCGAGCCACCGGATGCACCTGTCGTGAATGATCTTGCCTTGCAGATGCCTGAACCGGTGCCCGCGGCCTCTCACCAATCTGACCAGGCCCTGCGGATCGACATGGCGCCCCCTTCGCCAGCCATGGTGCACAACCCGCCTGCCCCGGCTGCGCCACCGGTGGCCGCTCCGCCCCCAGCTGGCAGGGAGCAGGCGAAACGAGTGCTGGCGGCCACCGCCAAGAAGCAGCGGCCTGCGTTGGACAATCGGCTGCTGCTGGGTGGCGGCGGGGCATTGGCGGTGGTGGGCATGCTGGGGTGGCTCTGGTGGGCGTCGCAGCCTGTGCCTAGCACGCCAGCTGAATCAGAGCCGAGTGTGGTCGTGCAAGCTGAGCAGCCTGCCATATCATCGAATCCCCCAGTACAGGAGCCGATACCGGCTGTGACAGCCCCGCCTCCTGTTACGCCATCACCCACCCCGGCCAGTTCCCCGGCCACGCAAGCGGTGGTCAAGGCGTATCCGCAAGCCCAGACAGCCGCAGTCCTGATCAGCGAGCCGGTGAAGATCTCCCGCGCCGTTGCGCCGGACACCGTATCGCCCCTGTTGACCAAAGCGTATGCTGCCTATCAAGCACAGGATTGGAATGCCGCCACCCTATCGTATCAGCAGGCGTTGGCCAATGAGCCAACCAATCGGGACGCACTACTGGGCCTGGCCACCCTGGCTGCGCGCGCCGGGCAGAGCCAGGACGCCGAGCGGTGGTATCGACAGATGTTGGCGCTGGACCCGCAGGATCGGGATGCATTGGCCGGATTGGCCGTGGCAGGGCGTCAGATGGCTGATGGCGATCGTGTCCAGCAGCTCGAAAGCCTGTTGCGCAGCCAGCCGGACAGCCCGCTGCTGATGCAGGAGCTGGCTGCAGCGTATCATCAGCAACAGCGCTGGGCGGATGCACAGCAGCTGTATTTCCAGCTGTTCACCCTGCAGCCGGATCGACCGGATACAGCGTTCAACCTGGCTGTCAGCCTGGAGCATCTCGACCAGCCCCGGCTGGCCCTGCGCTATTACCAGCAGGCGCTGCAGCTGGCCCGTCAGCAGCCGGCCCAGTTCAGTCCGGCGGCGGTGACCGAGCGCATCGCCAAGTTGCAGGAGGGCAATCCGTCGCAATGA
- the mlaE gene encoding lipid asymmetry maintenance ABC transporter permease subunit MlaE, which translates to MLDQLAAGFRLVGRKVINGVWRLGFITRFLFAVLMYSGTSFRRFGLTLREIYFAGVLSLIIILISGLFVGMVLGLQGYDTLQRYGSSDALGVLVALSLTRELGPVIAALLFASRAGSAMTAEIGLMKTTEQLAAMEMMAVNPIARVVAPRFWAGVLSMPLLAAMFSAMGVLGGYLVGVRLIGVDDGAFWSQMQSAVDFRFDIVNGIIKSVVFGIAITLISVFEGYDAPPTAEGVSGATTRTVVTSSLVILALDFVLTAFMFKGI; encoded by the coding sequence GTGCTTGACCAATTGGCAGCCGGTTTCCGCCTTGTAGGCCGCAAGGTCATCAACGGTGTGTGGCGCTTGGGTTTCATCACCCGCTTTCTTTTTGCCGTGTTGATGTATTCCGGCACCAGCTTCCGCCGGTTTGGCTTGACCCTCCGCGAGATCTACTTCGCTGGCGTGCTGAGTCTGATCATCATCCTGATCTCAGGTTTGTTTGTCGGCATGGTGTTGGGGCTGCAGGGTTATGACACCTTGCAGCGCTACGGCTCATCCGATGCCCTGGGAGTGTTGGTTGCCCTGTCGCTGACCCGGGAGCTTGGCCCCGTCATTGCCGCATTGCTGTTTGCCAGCCGGGCTGGCAGCGCCATGACCGCTGAAATCGGCCTGATGAAGACGACCGAACAATTGGCGGCGATGGAAATGATGGCCGTCAACCCGATCGCCAGGGTCGTCGCCCCCCGCTTCTGGGCAGGGGTGTTGTCGATGCCCCTGTTGGCAGCCATGTTCTCCGCCATGGGCGTGCTGGGCGGGTACTTGGTCGGTGTCCGTCTGATTGGTGTCGATGACGGCGCATTTTGGTCACAGATGCAGTCAGCGGTCGATTTCCGCTTTGATATCGTCAACGGCATCATCAAAAGTGTCGTGTTTGGCATCGCCATCACATTGATTTCAGTTTTTGAAGGTTACGACGCACCACCCACAGCGGAAGGCGTATCTGGCGCGACCACCCGGACCGTGGTGACGTCTTCGCTGGTGATCCTCGCGTTGGATTTCGTGCTCACCGCATTCATGTTCAAAGGGATTTAA
- the mshL gene encoding pilus (MSHA type) biogenesis protein MshL has product MPRCVPLVVVLPLAACTSFRPPAPDATHITAPPARAEGIPAPVVPLPTLPPPKPTARPELYSVVVNHVPVDELLFALARDAKINVDVHPGIDGTVTLNAINQTLPQLLERIANQVEMRWQMLGGNLVVMPEVPYVQHYQVDYVNMSRKMNSRVSVATAISTGGERSTGSTSKTGGQGEVGNISQTELSNVSENLFWTSVKNSIGAILDSTNAARQLEVARRAELEAKRALARMSSEERATKEAKQQSQREELRKDAELAAKAQGGAPKLFEQLRQASGDTMTAPTQSTATQAKAPTGAAGNQGTVAGADNRDVIIHPETGTITVVANSRQHREIQRFLQQVMAGAQRQVLIEATIVEVDLSDQFQSGIDWSRLSEGARHQSGVSVAMTPASLANSPFTALTFNITNPRLFSGTFRSTIKLLETFGKTKVISSPKIMALNNQTALLKVVEEKVYFTSEVRITDATSTTPEKREYTSTINTLPVGVVMNVTPQIAESGAVSLNVRPTISNITGYKIDPVPRLLKSDFDNLIPEIEVREMESTLKLMSGQVAVLGGLIRDKIEYKRDGLPWLSRLPGIGNLVSQRNDTGSKGELVIFLRPVVINDPSVNGDLAQFRAYLPSEHFFDDRRDNLAVPISSTEGGRP; this is encoded by the coding sequence ATGCCCCGCTGCGTCCCGCTTGTTGTTGTGCTCCCGCTTGCGGCCTGCACCAGCTTTCGGCCCCCGGCGCCAGACGCCACCCATATCACCGCGCCGCCCGCCCGTGCCGAGGGCATCCCTGCGCCGGTCGTCCCGTTGCCGACACTGCCCCCACCCAAGCCCACCGCCAGACCCGAGCTGTATAGCGTGGTGGTCAACCATGTGCCGGTGGATGAGCTGCTGTTTGCCCTGGCGCGTGATGCCAAAATCAATGTGGACGTGCATCCTGGCATCGATGGCACGGTGACTTTGAATGCCATCAACCAGACCCTGCCCCAATTGCTGGAGCGGATTGCCAACCAAGTCGAGATGCGGTGGCAGATGCTGGGGGGCAATCTGGTGGTGATGCCCGAGGTGCCATATGTGCAGCACTATCAAGTCGATTACGTCAACATGAGCCGTAAGATGAACAGCCGTGTCAGTGTGGCGACGGCGATCTCGACGGGGGGGGAGCGCTCGACAGGTAGCACCAGCAAAACAGGTGGGCAGGGTGAGGTCGGCAATATTTCGCAGACTGAATTGAGCAATGTCTCGGAAAACCTGTTCTGGACGTCGGTCAAAAACAGCATCGGGGCCATACTGGATTCGACCAACGCTGCCCGCCAGTTGGAAGTGGCGCGTCGGGCCGAGCTGGAGGCCAAGCGGGCACTTGCCCGGATGAGTTCTGAAGAGCGTGCCACCAAGGAGGCCAAACAACAGAGTCAACGTGAGGAATTGCGTAAGGATGCCGAGCTGGCAGCCAAGGCGCAGGGCGGGGCGCCCAAATTGTTCGAGCAATTGCGGCAAGCTTCAGGCGACACCATGACCGCGCCCACCCAGAGTACAGCCACGCAGGCCAAGGCTCCTACCGGGGCGGCGGGCAATCAAGGGACGGTGGCGGGGGCTGACAATCGTGATGTGATCATCCATCCGGAGACGGGCACGATCACGGTGGTGGCCAACTCGCGACAACATCGCGAGATACAGCGGTTTCTGCAACAGGTGATGGCGGGGGCGCAGCGGCAGGTGTTGATCGAGGCAACGATTGTCGAGGTCGATCTGTCGGATCAGTTCCAGTCTGGCATCGACTGGTCACGGCTATCCGAAGGTGCGCGGCACCAGTCTGGTGTCTCGGTGGCAATGACGCCTGCGTCGCTCGCCAATTCGCCTTTCACGGCGCTGACCTTTAACATCACCAACCCACGGCTGTTCAGCGGCACATTCCGTTCCACCATCAAATTGCTGGAAACCTTCGGCAAGACCAAGGTGATCTCCAGCCCCAAGATCATGGCGCTGAACAATCAGACTGCCTTGCTGAAGGTGGTAGAGGAAAAAGTCTACTTCACGTCGGAAGTCCGTATTACCGATGCCACCTCCACCACGCCGGAAAAGCGCGAGTACACCAGTACCATCAACACTTTGCCAGTCGGGGTGGTGATGAACGTGACCCCGCAGATTGCTGAATCAGGTGCCGTATCGCTGAATGTCCGGCCCACGATCTCCAATATCACTGGCTATAAGATCGACCCGGTTCCGCGCTTGTTGAAGTCTGATTTTGACAACCTGATTCCAGAAATCGAAGTGCGCGAGATGGAATCCACGCTCAAGCTGATGAGTGGGCAGGTGGCCGTGCTGGGCGGGTTGATCCGTGACAAGATCGAGTACAAGCGGGACGGCCTGCCTTGGCTGTCGCGCCTGCCGGGCATCGGCAACCTGGTCAGCCAGCGTAACGATACCGGCAGCAAAGGTGAGCTGGTGATCTTCCTGCGGCCCGTGGTGATCAACGACCCGAGTGTGAATGGCGATCTGGCGCAATTCAGGGCTTACCTGCCCAGTGAACATTTCTTTGATGATCGACGGGACAACTTGGCCGTGCCGATCAGCTCGACCGAGGGCGGGCGGCCATGA
- a CDS encoding ATP-binding cassette domain-containing protein has product MSAENLVELDHVTFAYDKRRVILRDISLRIPKGKVVAIMGGSGCGKTTILRLIGGQIKPSNGTVSVAGQVVHTLPEDDLYQLRRKMGMLFQFGALFTDMSVFDNVAFQMREHTDLPEELIRDLVLMKLHAVGLRGAHKLKPSELSGGMARRVALARAIALDPMLMMYDEPFAGLDPISLGVVGQLIRKLNDALGATSILVTHDVQESLQIVDYVYFVSEGKIVAEGTAEEIRASKMDFVKQFVNGEPDGPVPFHYPAPDYTADLLKGVKRA; this is encoded by the coding sequence GTGTCCGCCGAAAATCTGGTCGAACTCGACCACGTCACATTTGCCTACGACAAGCGCCGTGTCATCCTCCGTGACATCAGCCTACGCATCCCGAAAGGCAAGGTTGTTGCCATCATGGGCGGGTCTGGCTGTGGAAAAACCACCATCCTGCGCCTGATAGGCGGCCAGATCAAACCCAGCAACGGCACCGTCTCCGTCGCTGGGCAGGTGGTGCACACCCTGCCAGAAGACGATCTCTATCAACTACGTCGCAAGATGGGCATGCTGTTCCAGTTCGGGGCCTTGTTCACCGATATGTCAGTGTTTGATAACGTCGCCTTCCAGATGCGAGAGCATACCGATCTGCCTGAAGAGCTGATCCGTGATCTGGTTTTGATGAAACTGCATGCCGTTGGCTTGCGTGGCGCACATAAACTCAAGCCATCCGAGCTGTCAGGTGGGATGGCGCGTCGTGTCGCCTTGGCCAGGGCGATCGCACTGGACCCGATGTTGATGATGTATGACGAGCCTTTCGCCGGGCTGGACCCGATCTCACTGGGCGTGGTTGGCCAGCTGATCCGCAAACTCAATGATGCACTGGGCGCCACCTCGATCCTCGTCACCCACGATGTGCAGGAGTCCCTGCAGATAGTCGATTATGTTTATTTCGTGTCGGAAGGCAAAATTGTCGCAGAAGGCACAGCAGAAGAAATTCGCGCATCGAAAATGGATTTCGTCAAACAGTTTGTCAACGGCGAGCCCGATGGCCCCGTCCCCTTCCATTACCCGGCGCCTGACTACACCGCCGACCTGCTGAAAGGGGTAAAACGTGCTTGA